The following are encoded together in the Candidatus Hydrogenedens sp. genome:
- a CDS encoding D-glycerate dehydrogenase, giving the protein MNKNKPKIFITRNLPERGLKLLFQNFGEENIKIYPCETPIPYEELLKEVRGIDALLCLLTDKIDAKVMEQAGSQLKIIANYAVGFDNIDIVEATKRKIVVTNTPGVLTETTADLAWALLMASARRLGEGERLVRASQWAGWNPTLLLGMDVHGKTLGIFGMGRIGQAVARRASGFNMRIIYYDVNEPKLPSDIKATQVDKETLLRESDFISIHCPLTRATYHAFGIEEFKKMKRTACIINTSRGPVIDEEALAQALKEGLIFSAGLDVFEKEPEIHPDLLNCPNAILIPHLGSASVETRSRMAEIAAQNIIARLNGKTPPNPVNPEVL; this is encoded by the coding sequence CTTTGGGGAAGAAAATATAAAAATATACCCATGTGAAACACCTATCCCTTATGAAGAACTCTTAAAAGAGGTTCGAGGAATAGATGCTTTACTTTGCTTACTAACAGATAAAATTGATGCAAAAGTAATGGAACAGGCAGGATCTCAATTAAAAATAATTGCAAATTACGCGGTTGGTTTTGATAATATAGATATAGTCGAAGCAACGAAAAGGAAAATAGTAGTGACCAACACTCCAGGGGTCTTAACAGAAACTACAGCGGATTTGGCATGGGCACTTTTAATGGCATCAGCACGCCGATTGGGTGAAGGGGAACGATTGGTTCGTGCCTCGCAATGGGCAGGTTGGAACCCTACATTACTTCTGGGTATGGATGTGCATGGAAAAACATTGGGTATTTTTGGTATGGGAAGAATTGGTCAGGCAGTCGCACGAAGAGCCAGTGGCTTCAATATGCGTATTATTTATTACGATGTTAACGAACCGAAACTCCCTTCCGATATAAAAGCTACACAGGTAGATAAAGAGACACTTCTAAGAGAATCTGATTTCATTTCTATCCATTGCCCCCTTACTCGAGCAACATATCATGCTTTTGGGATTGAGGAATTTAAAAAAATGAAACGGACTGCATGTATCATAAACACATCTCGTGGTCCTGTTATTGATGAGGAAGCATTAGCTCAGGCTCTTAAAGAAGGGTTAATATTCTCTGCGGGATTAGATGTTTTTGAAAAAGAACCCGAAATCCATCCTGATTTACTTAATTGCCCTAATGCCATTTTGATACCTCACTTAGGAAGTGCTTCGGTAGAAACCCGTTCGCGAATGGCAGAAATCGCTGCGCAAAATATTATTGCTCGTCTCAACGGGAAAACACCACCTAACCCAGTAAACCCAGAAGTACTCTAA
- a CDS encoding magnesium transporter CorA family protein, with protein sequence MRRFYTIGQGKVIELSEEKDSVIEVYIQPTIEEKKQLIDKLEIDEHTLNSALDPDELARVEYEQNHVAFIIKKPKNYSAEDEYHFKIISIGLFLFKNKVIIISSEDTPLFSNKPQAGLSSAPDIILRVIYNCISHFIEHLKIINMVAEEVEYRINRSLENKFLINLFALEKSLVYYLNAIHGNGLILAKLRAGADKIGLSDEGKEFLDDLIIENDQCFRVADIHSTVLSNLMDARASIVSNNLNVLMKLLNIITIALMVPTFIVSLFSMNVPIPAQHHPYIFYLIVVLCIISAVGVLWIFFRYREM encoded by the coding sequence ATGCGGAGATTCTACACCATAGGCCAAGGGAAAGTCATCGAGTTGTCAGAAGAAAAAGATTCGGTTATAGAAGTTTATATCCAGCCGACAATTGAAGAGAAAAAGCAACTGATTGATAAATTGGAAATAGATGAACACACCTTAAATTCAGCCCTTGACCCAGATGAACTTGCCCGTGTTGAATATGAACAAAATCACGTTGCATTTATTATAAAGAAGCCTAAAAATTATTCCGCAGAAGATGAATATCACTTCAAAATCATCTCTATAGGCTTATTCCTGTTCAAAAATAAAGTTATCATTATTTCAAGCGAGGATACACCATTATTTTCAAATAAACCGCAAGCAGGGTTGTCATCAGCCCCAGACATAATACTTCGGGTTATTTATAACTGTATTTCCCACTTTATTGAACATCTTAAAATTATAAACATGGTTGCGGAAGAAGTAGAGTATCGGATAAACCGTTCTCTGGAAAATAAATTCCTCATCAACCTTTTTGCATTAGAAAAAAGCTTGGTTTACTACTTAAATGCTATCCATGGAAATGGTCTTATCCTTGCCAAACTTCGTGCAGGTGCAGATAAAATAGGCTTAAGCGATGAAGGGAAAGAGTTTTTGGATGACTTAATTATTGAGAATGACCAATGTTTTCGTGTGGCAGATATTCATTCCACAGTGTTATCAAACTTAATGGATGCACGTGCATCTATCGTAAGCAATAATCTGAATGTTTTAATGAAATTGTTAAATATTATTACAATAGCATTAATGGTTCCTACTTTCATTGTAAGTTTATTTTCAATGAATGTCCCCATTCCAGCCCAACATCATCCTTATATATTTTACCTAATTGTGGTTCTATGTATTATATCCGCAGTAGGTGTTCTATGGATATTTTTCCGATATAGAGAGATGTGA
- a CDS encoding serine/threonine-protein kinase — MNMSDADLAEGKTTRIIAGRYEVIKPLGRGGMGKVFLVKDLQSGQKLALKLMRAQYQHNQKAIARFLREVEAVRQLNHPCIVKIFDAQIEGEQMFYTMEYVEGRSVRDWLNKKGPLSFGNTVRILALIADALEHAHQVTIHRDISPDNVMVLRDGSVRLLDFGLAKLSDAQVPLTMVGANLGKAQYSAPEQRVNAAGVDKRADIYPLGVMFFEMLVGRRPQIGDKLSKLMPDLPKECDEFLQKAMAPDPEDRFSSAKEFRDTLLNLYKLWKEKQEKGAQQKQVPKFSPLSLLRKIGELSKQYVGKILCLFKKRPKP; from the coding sequence ATGAATATGTCTGATGCTGATTTAGCAGAGGGGAAAACGACGCGGATAATAGCAGGTAGATATGAGGTTATAAAGCCATTGGGTAGAGGAGGGATGGGCAAAGTATTTCTTGTGAAAGACCTCCAATCTGGACAGAAGTTAGCATTGAAATTGATGCGAGCCCAGTATCAACATAATCAAAAGGCAATTGCAAGGTTTCTGCGGGAAGTAGAAGCAGTCCGACAACTAAATCATCCCTGCATCGTAAAGATATTTGATGCCCAGATAGAGGGTGAACAAATGTTTTATACGATGGAATATGTTGAGGGTCGGAGTGTTCGAGATTGGCTGAATAAGAAAGGGCCGTTATCATTTGGGAATACAGTTCGGATATTAGCACTTATTGCGGATGCCTTAGAACATGCACATCAAGTTACAATTCATAGAGATATTTCACCTGATAACGTGATGGTGTTAAGAGATGGTTCTGTGCGTTTGCTTGATTTCGGTTTGGCAAAATTAAGTGATGCACAAGTCCCTTTGACTATGGTTGGGGCGAATTTAGGCAAAGCACAATATTCAGCACCTGAACAAAGGGTTAATGCGGCTGGTGTAGATAAAAGGGCGGATATATATCCACTTGGGGTTATGTTTTTTGAAATGCTTGTAGGGAGAAGACCGCAAATAGGTGATAAACTATCTAAATTGATGCCAGATTTACCCAAAGAATGTGATGAGTTTTTGCAAAAAGCGATGGCACCTGACCCAGAAGATAGATTTTCTTCTGCTAAGGAATTTAGGGATACTTTATTAAACTTATATAAGTTATGGAAGGAAAAGCAGGAGAAAGGTGCTCAACAAAAACAAGTACCAAAGTTCAGTCCTCTTTCCTTATTAAGAAAAATTGGGGAACTTTCCAAACAATATGTTGGAAAAATCTTATGTCTGTTTAAGAAGAGGCCAAAGCCATAA